The following are from one region of the Blastocatellia bacterium genome:
- a CDS encoding tetratricopeptide repeat protein has translation MSTAQKHIEQAKAFLAANRFSEAENELRQAIKLDRKEVSARVELARLLGMNGNLEECEAMVDEALQISPSDSDALTLKGMNLIMREQFESAIDVLRQALEKNPRQLMAQVHLGLALRETDHIEEAEVVLRKAVTTNPRSAQALFELAHTLAVKQRDEEALRMLMQLVKAHPTFTRGYIAIAGLYRNANRLEDAIKICHQCLSVTPAAFDVASLLKDLYWQNGDVKSSLHVMGMICEHRGLPDDFIELGELAAAADRPEVAERSYKKAIEKAPNDWLAHCSLGEFYTSLGETEKAIAAFEAAIAENANAYRPYNSLGMLLVKEGETQSAVEQFRKACFLAPGESTPRYNLGLALAKLDLLEDAQEELKIALDQTQPGEFRNQISKVLEAVERELR, from the coding sequence GTGTCAACTGCACAAAAACATATTGAACAAGCAAAAGCTTTTTTAGCTGCAAATCGCTTTAGTGAAGCAGAAAATGAACTTCGCCAAGCAATAAAATTAGATCGTAAAGAAGTTTCAGCGCGGGTAGAGCTAGCTAGGTTGCTTGGAATGAATGGAAATTTAGAAGAATGTGAAGCAATGGTGGATGAAGCTTTACAAATTTCTCCTAGTGATTCTGATGCACTCACGCTTAAAGGTATGAATTTAATTATGCGTGAACAATTTGAATCAGCTATTGATGTGTTGCGCCAAGCTTTAGAAAAAAATCCTCGTCAATTAATGGCCCAAGTTCATTTAGGTTTAGCACTACGAGAAACAGACCATATTGAAGAAGCCGAAGTAGTTCTTCGTAAAGCTGTTACTACTAATCCTCGTTCGGCCCAAGCCCTTTTTGAACTTGCTCACACCCTAGCTGTTAAACAACGTGATGAAGAAGCTTTAAGAATGCTAATGCAGCTAGTAAAAGCCCACCCAACCTTTACACGTGGCTATATTGCAATTGCTGGGCTTTACCGTAATGCAAACCGATTAGAAGATGCTATAAAAATTTGTCACCAATGTTTAAGTGTAACTCCTGCCGCTTTTGATGTAGCTAGCCTTTTAAAAGATTTATATTGGCAAAATGGAGATGTTAAGTCTTCTTTACACGTTATGGGAATGATTTGCGAACATCGCGGACTACCAGATGATTTTATTGAGTTAGGAGAATTAGCCGCTGCTGCGGATCGTCCTGAAGTTGCAGAACGCTCTTACAAAAAAGCAATAGAAAAAGCTCCTAATGATTGGCTAGCCCATTGTTCACTAGGAGAATTTTACACAAGCCTTGGTGAAACAGAAAAAGCTATTGCAGCTTTTGAAGCGGCCATTGCAGAAAATGCTAATGCTTATCGTCCTTATAATAGTTTGGGAATGCTTTTAGTAAAAGAAGGTGAAACCCAATCGGCAGTTGAACAATTTCGTAAAGCTTGTTTTTTAGCACCAGGCGAATCAACTCCGCGCTATAACTTAGGTCTAGCTCTAGCAAAATTAGATTTATTAGAAGATGCCCAAGAAGAGCTAAAAATAGCTCTTGACCAAACTCAGCCAGGTGAATTTCGTAATCAAATTTCTAAAGTCTTAGAGGCTGTAGAAAGAGAACTAAGATAA
- a CDS encoding DNA/RNA non-specific endonuclease yields the protein MSIKNISTTNINAPEITNQNQPKQQVEKQQVENSAFQTSDPNISQRLSQQFARSRKSIGSLKQQQQIANLLEVKPKASPEHLQKQLKTISSAALYTDSVRQQQTEQSVAKSNKTILGGVDKEINAISRSINKAADALSGKDQTELGLINKTLDVFNQVTELLQQVIQIVKSQISPTPSTPSAPSRTVETDPAQARTRLSEMGLAGSTLRQITDSAALRLAALDDKLLQNLGQQNADNERAFARKIDGLPQDTFDKLKSLGGSEQSRITKLSSQQIINEIKKLPTPEPVPTPTPEPVPTPTPEPVPTPTPEPVPTPGPTPDPALARTRLSEMGLAGSTLRQITDSAALRLAGLDDDLLKNLGRQNADNERTFARKIDGLPQDTFDKLTSLGGSEQQRITKLSSQQIIDEINKLTPPAPTPTPEPTPTPTPTPTPTPTPTPTPEPTPGPTPNPNPSGNVNIFLGNPSNAVTDVNNPGNYLMEKQQFTISYNRDKGIPNWVSWHLDSTNLGNSGRAGSFAADTSLPPGWYQVTPKDYSGSGYTRGHMIPSSDRTVNKTANSEVFLMTNMIPQTAANNSGPWNGFENYCRGLVNSGNELYIISGGYGSKGTIANGKVDIPERTWKIAVILPKGDNDLARIDANTRVIAIDMPNENSLDSKDWQSYRTSVDRIENATGYDFLSNVSSVIQTAVEARVDNL from the coding sequence ATGTCAATTAAAAATATCTCGACAACAAATATTAATGCTCCTGAAATAACCAATCAAAATCAACCAAAACAACAAGTAGAAAAGCAACAAGTAGAGAATAGTGCTTTTCAAACCTCAGATCCTAATATTAGCCAAAGATTAAGCCAGCAATTTGCTCGCTCACGTAAAAGTATTGGTAGCCTAAAGCAGCAACAACAAATTGCTAATCTTTTAGAAGTTAAACCAAAAGCTTCTCCAGAACACCTACAAAAACAACTAAAAACTATTTCATCTGCTGCTCTATATACAGATTCTGTTAGACAACAACAAACAGAACAATCTGTTGCAAAAAGTAATAAAACTATTTTAGGTGGCGTAGATAAAGAAATTAATGCTATTAGCAGGTCAATTAATAAGGCTGCTGATGCTTTGTCAGGTAAAGACCAAACTGAGTTAGGACTAATTAATAAAACTTTAGATGTTTTTAATCAAGTAACAGAACTCTTACAACAAGTTATTCAAATTGTAAAAAGCCAAATTTCTCCAACACCTTCAACCCCTTCTGCACCAAGTAGAACTGTAGAAACTGACCCAGCACAAGCAAGAACAAGATTGTCAGAAATGGGACTAGCAGGCAGTACCCTACGACAAATTACAGATAGTGCTGCACTTCGTTTAGCTGCTCTGGATGATAAGTTATTGCAAAATCTAGGACAACAAAATGCAGATAATGAACGCGCTTTTGCCCGTAAAATAGATGGTTTACCTCAAGATACTTTTGATAAGCTAAAAAGCTTAGGTGGTAGCGAACAAAGTCGAATTACCAAATTAAGTAGCCAACAAATTATTAATGAAATTAAAAAGCTACCAACACCAGAGCCGGTTCCAACCCCAACCCCTGAACCAGTACCAACTCCAACACCAGAGCCAGTACCAACCCCAACGCCAGAACCAGTGCCAACACCAGGCCCAACTCCAGATCCAGCATTAGCAAGAACAAGATTGTCAGAAATGGGACTAGCAGGTAGTACCCTACGACAAATTACAGATAGTGCTGCACTTCGTTTAGCTGGGCTTGATGACGATTTGTTAAAAAATCTAGGTAGACAAAATGCAGATAATGAGCGAACTTTTGCCCGTAAAATAGATGGTTTACCACAAGATACTTTTGATAAGCTAACAAGCTTAGGTGGTAGCGAACAGCAACGAATTACCAAATTAAGTAGTCAACAAATCATTGATGAAATTAATAAACTAACTCCTCCAGCACCAACGCCAACCCCAGAGCCAACCCCAACGCCAACCCCAACGCCAACCCCAACGCCAACACCGACCCCAACCCCAGAGCCAACCCCAGGGCCAACGCCTAATCCAAATCCTTCAGGGAATGTAAATATTTTCTTAGGTAATCCAAGTAATGCTGTTACAGATGTAAATAACCCAGGTAATTACTTAATGGAGAAACAACAATTCACAATTTCTTATAACCGAGATAAAGGTATTCCAAACTGGGTAAGCTGGCATTTAGATAGTACAAATTTAGGAAATTCTGGTAGAGCAGGTTCTTTTGCTGCTGATACTAGTTTACCTCCAGGTTGGTATCAAGTTACACCAAAAGATTATTCCGGTAGCGGTTATACACGTGGTCATATGATTCCATCTAGTGATAGAACTGTAAATAAAACTGCTAATTCAGAAGTGTTTTTAATGACCAACATGATTCCACAAACAGCCGCTAATAATTCTGGCCCTTGGAATGGTTTTGAGAATTATTGCAGAGGTTTAGTTAATTCAGGAAATGAGCTTTATATTATTTCTGGTGGCTATGGCTCAAAAGGTACAATAGCAAATGGCAAAGTTGATATTCCAGAAAGAACTTGGAAAATTGCTGTAATACTGCCTAAAGGAGATAATGATCTTGCTCGAATTGATGCTAACACTAGAGTAATTGCTATAGATATGCCAAATGAGAATAGTTTAGATTCTAAAGATTGGCAAAGCTATAGAACTAGTGTTGATAGAATAGAAAATGCTACTGGTTATGATTTTCTTTCCAATGTATCTAGTGTAATTCAAACGGCTGTTGAAGCTAGAGTTGATAACTTATAA